The Solibacillus sp. FSL R7-0682 genome includes a window with the following:
- a CDS encoding cupin domain-containing protein, whose product MQRTVKNQVTGEQITFVETAKETKGQYLLIEVSLPPQGVGPPLHIHDEFEEEFEVISGSLTVTVGKEIHILKSGDRRLVTLNMPHTFTNNHDEPVIFHVRLTPPSDFEDSVRIHYGLIDDGLVDAKGNPKDIAYTALILSMQNTLVAGIPYWLQRNLFKFIVSRAHKKNRYAALEKYTGKVIKK is encoded by the coding sequence ATGCAGCGTACTGTAAAAAATCAAGTAACTGGTGAACAAATTACTTTTGTAGAAACAGCAAAAGAAACGAAAGGGCAATATTTATTGATCGAGGTATCATTACCACCTCAAGGAGTTGGACCACCTTTACATATTCATGATGAGTTCGAAGAGGAATTTGAAGTTATTTCAGGAAGTTTAACCGTAACAGTGGGGAAGGAAATACATATTCTGAAGTCAGGTGATCGTCGTTTAGTAACATTAAACATGCCCCATACATTTACAAATAACCATGATGAGCCTGTCATTTTTCATGTTCGCTTAACTCCACCTAGTGATTTCGAGGATTCTGTACGAATTCACTATGGACTAATAGACGATGGACTTGTAGATGCAAAGGGAAACCCGAAAGATATTGCTTACACGGCCCTTATTTTATCGATGCAAAATACGCTAGTTGCAGGAATTCCGTACTGGTTACAACGTAATTTATTTAAATTTATCGTTAGTCGAGCGCATAAAAAAAATCGATATGCCGCATTAGAGAAATATACAGGCAAGGTAATAAAAAAGTAG
- a CDS encoding DegV family protein, with amino-acid sequence MRIFTDSGSDLSKDFFEKEEVHLFPLRVLVNGTEYDDIVGITTDQVYAAIEQGEQPKTSQVSLDVFLTAFEELAKSGEEGIYLAFSSELSGTCQTAIMAKNQILESYPDLQLAIIDTKCASYGLGLIVKEAVKLNKFGINFDEVVESLTKMAQSMEHLFTVGDLNYLAKGGRVSKSSAFVGGLLNIKPILNVEDGKLVPLEKTRGFKKATQRMIALMKERGGDFSNKTIGISHSNDETLLYEVKVAIEEALNPRVIEQTTIGSVIGAHVGRGTIAIFFTND; translated from the coding sequence ATGCGAATTTTTACAGACAGCGGTTCTGACTTATCAAAGGACTTTTTTGAAAAGGAAGAGGTTCATTTATTTCCACTTCGCGTATTAGTCAATGGGACAGAATATGACGATATTGTTGGCATAACTACCGATCAAGTATATGCTGCAATCGAACAAGGAGAACAGCCTAAAACATCACAAGTTTCATTGGACGTTTTTTTAACAGCTTTTGAAGAGCTTGCAAAATCAGGGGAGGAAGGAATTTATCTTGCCTTTTCATCTGAGCTTTCTGGTACATGCCAAACTGCTATAATGGCCAAAAATCAAATTCTTGAAAGCTATCCAGATTTACAACTAGCTATTATTGATACAAAATGTGCTTCATACGGCTTAGGGCTAATTGTCAAAGAAGCAGTGAAGTTAAATAAATTTGGCATTAATTTTGATGAAGTAGTTGAATCTTTAACAAAAATGGCACAATCGATGGAGCATTTATTTACTGTTGGCGATTTAAATTACTTAGCAAAAGGTGGTCGCGTTTCAAAATCGAGTGCTTTTGTTGGTGGACTACTCAATATTAAGCCTATTTTAAATGTTGAAGATGGGAAGCTTGTTCCACTTGAAAAAACACGCGGCTTTAAAAAGGCGACACAACGTATGATTGCGTTAATGAAAGAACGTGGTGGCGATTTTTCAAATAAAACAATTGGTATTTCTCATAGCAATGATGAAACCCTTTTATATGAAGTAAAGGTTGCTATTGAGGAGGCATTAAACCCAAGGGTGATTGAACAAACAACGATTGGCTCTGTTATTGGTGCCCATGTAGGCCGTGGAACAATTGCTATTTTCTTTACAAATGATTAA
- a CDS encoding ClbS/DfsB family four-helix bundle protein, with the protein MENPHKQLLIENCQESFDRLLQLIEKIPPRKRLLSIETADRDKNFRDILMHLYEWHAMLERWYVEGMCGDIPSMPAPGYKWRTLHQLNMKIWDHYQDVTLSSAIKKLTLSHHRVIQLIEAHTDEQIFTKKYYKWTKTSNLYSYFAANTVHHYDWALNKCLKIAEEIKAQ; encoded by the coding sequence ATGGAAAATCCTCACAAACAATTACTAATTGAAAATTGCCAAGAAAGCTTTGACCGTTTATTACAACTAATTGAAAAGATACCTCCTCGAAAGAGATTACTATCCATCGAGACAGCAGATCGAGATAAGAACTTCCGAGATATTTTAATGCATTTGTATGAGTGGCATGCAATGCTGGAAAGATGGTACGTTGAAGGAATGTGTGGCGATATCCCCTCAATGCCTGCCCCAGGTTATAAATGGCGTACACTCCACCAATTAAATATGAAAATTTGGGATCATTATCAGGATGTTACATTATCTAGTGCCATTAAAAAACTAACACTTAGTCATCATAGAGTAATTCAACTTATTGAGGCGCATACCGATGAACAAATTTTCACAAAAAAATATTACAAATGGACAAAAACAAGCAATCTCTATAGTTATTTCGCAGCCAATACTGTTCATCACTATGATTGGGCATTAAATAAATGTCTTAAAATTGCCGAGGAAATTAAAGCACAATAA
- a CDS encoding ABC transporter substrate-binding protein, with the protein MTKYRKMKKYGSLFMATALVTGALAGCGTSDDSSSSSGNTVTGDVIKIGANLELSGGVASYGSSINDGAKLAVEEINAAGGIDGKKIKLVAVDNKSETAEATAAATRLAEQEKVVAMLAPATSGNSVATVQIAKQHKVPIVTASGTAPNVTVNDDGSVNEYAFRTCFIDPFQGTVAANFATNELGVKNVAIFADNASDYAKGLAASFKETVEANGGTVVAEEAYVAKDVDFKSQLTNIKGKNPDFIFIPGYYEEVGLIVKQARELGINAPLMGADGWDSPTLVDLAGAEALNNTFITNHYSSEDPDAKIQGFVEAFKAEYNQAPNAFHALGYDSIYFIVDAIKRVDGEITGEAIQKQLAATKDISLITGTFSVDENHNPVKSATVLEFVDGKQQFNSKVNP; encoded by the coding sequence ATGACAAAGTACAGAAAGATGAAGAAATATGGCTCATTATTTATGGCGACAGCGCTTGTGACGGGGGCATTAGCAGGTTGTGGAACAAGTGACGATTCAAGCTCTTCAAGTGGCAACACAGTAACTGGAGATGTCATAAAAATTGGTGCTAACTTAGAGCTTTCAGGTGGCGTAGCCTCATATGGTTCATCAATCAATGACGGTGCAAAATTAGCTGTTGAAGAAATTAACGCTGCAGGCGGTATTGACGGTAAAAAAATTAAGCTAGTTGCTGTAGATAATAAATCAGAAACAGCAGAAGCAACTGCTGCAGCGACTCGTTTAGCAGAGCAAGAAAAAGTAGTAGCAATGCTGGCGCCAGCTACTTCGGGTAACTCAGTAGCAACTGTTCAAATTGCAAAACAGCATAAGGTGCCAATTGTAACTGCATCAGGTACAGCGCCTAATGTAACTGTAAATGATGATGGTTCAGTAAATGAATATGCATTCCGTACGTGTTTTATTGATCCTTTCCAAGGGACGGTTGCAGCAAACTTTGCAACAAATGAGCTTGGTGTAAAAAATGTAGCCATCTTTGCAGATAATGCTTCTGATTATGCAAAAGGTTTAGCTGCCTCATTTAAAGAAACGGTTGAAGCGAATGGTGGGACAGTAGTAGCTGAAGAGGCGTACGTAGCAAAAGATGTAGATTTCAAATCACAATTAACAAATATTAAAGGAAAAAATCCAGACTTCATCTTTATTCCTGGCTATTACGAAGAGGTAGGTCTTATTGTAAAGCAAGCACGTGAATTAGGCATCAATGCGCCGTTAATGGGTGCAGATGGTTGGGATTCACCAACTTTAGTGGATTTAGCTGGTGCAGAAGCATTAAACAACACATTTATTACTAATCACTATTCTTCTGAAGATCCAGATGCAAAAATTCAAGGCTTTGTAGAAGCGTTTAAAGCGGAGTATAACCAAGCACCAAATGCATTCCACGCTTTAGGTTATGATTCTATTTACTTTATTGTAGATGCAATTAAGCGTGTGGATGGGGAGATTACAGGGGAAGCAATTCAAAAACAACTTGCAGCTACAAAGGATATTAGCTTAATTACAGGAACATTCTCAGTTGATGAAAACCATAACCCAGTAAAATCAGCAACAGTTCTAGAATTCGTAGACGGTAAGCAACAGTTCAACTCGAAAGTTAATCCTTAA
- a CDS encoding peptidylprolyl isomerase: MYSRNKQFLFMLIIMALAVVLTACNNDSSKQDAEPQNLDYASEVKENPIVTITMENDEQIVMELEPKVAPNTVANFISLIEEGFYNGLIFHRVIPGFMVQGGDPDGTGMGGPDYTIKGEFSSNDFENTLAHERGVVSMARTNEPDSAGSQFFIMVEETTDLDGKYAAFGKVIEGMDVVDAIVGAERDGNNKPIEDQKMKKVEVDTKGFDYPAPVVQK, encoded by the coding sequence ATGTATTCACGAAATAAACAATTTTTATTCATGCTTATCATAATGGCACTTGCAGTAGTATTAACTGCATGTAATAATGATTCTTCAAAACAGGATGCAGAGCCACAAAATTTAGACTATGCATCAGAAGTAAAAGAAAATCCAATTGTTACAATTACAATGGAAAATGATGAGCAAATTGTGATGGAATTAGAGCCTAAGGTAGCGCCAAATACAGTGGCCAACTTTATTTCACTTATAGAAGAGGGCTTTTACAATGGGTTAATCTTCCACCGTGTCATTCCAGGCTTTATGGTCCAAGGCGGCGATCCAGATGGAACAGGAATGGGAGGGCCAGATTATACAATTAAGGGTGAATTCTCTTCTAATGACTTTGAAAATACGTTAGCTCATGAGCGCGGTGTTGTATCAATGGCACGTACAAATGAACCTGATTCAGCAGGATCACAGTTTTTCATTATGGTAGAAGAGACAACAGATTTAGACGGGAAGTACGCGGCTTTTGGTAAAGTCATCGAAGGTATGGACGTTGTGGATGCAATCGTTGGAGCTGAGCGTGATGGTAATAATAAACCAATAGAAGATCAAAAAATGAAAAAAGTAGAAGTAGATACAAAAGGCTTTGATTACCCAGCGCCTGTCGTACAAAAATAA
- a CDS encoding class I SAM-dependent methyltransferase — MNEQQYEKHLNINTSGFQYGFPKLVQYHRYEPTPYSGLDQLFEHYELPPNAHFLDIGCGKGRVPIYIHHQFDIPVTGIEMDPKFFVEAEHNREQYLKKMKKKGASIRFINVLAENYEIKKQDNVFFFFNPFSVHVFRQFIKQIFNSIEKNPRLVDLILYYPSPEYIAYLQKELAVDFLLDVKLPHEKNENERIVVFRM; from the coding sequence ATGAATGAACAACAGTATGAAAAGCATTTAAATATTAATACATCAGGATTTCAATATGGATTTCCAAAACTTGTTCAGTACCATCGCTATGAACCGACACCCTATAGTGGGTTAGATCAGTTGTTTGAGCACTATGAGCTTCCACCAAATGCACATTTCCTTGATATTGGTTGCGGTAAAGGTCGTGTGCCAATTTATATTCATCATCAATTTGATATTCCTGTTACGGGCATTGAAATGGATCCGAAATTTTTTGTAGAAGCTGAGCACAATAGGGAGCAATATTTAAAAAAGATGAAGAAAAAGGGGGCATCCATCCGCTTTATAAATGTTTTAGCTGAAAATTATGAAATTAAAAAGCAAGACAATGTGTTCTTCTTCTTTAACCCCTTTTCGGTGCATGTATTTCGTCAATTTATAAAGCAAATATTTAATTCAATTGAAAAAAATCCCCGTCTTGTAGACCTCATTTTATATTATCCCTCGCCAGAATATATAGCGTACTTACAAAAGGAATTAGCAGTAGATTTTCTTTTAGATGTAAAGCTACCACACGAAAAAAACGAAAATGAACGAATTGTCGTTTTCAGAATGTAG
- a CDS encoding methylated-DNA--[protein]-cysteine S-methyltransferase — protein MYTLDYVSPLGIIEIKGTEEGIFSVLFAKREQELYTKQANTPNVVLQCFEQLNEYFLGERLVFTVPFILEGTVFQKTVWQALTTVPYGKTASYKEIASFVGNEKAVRAVGTTNGKNLISIIVPCHRIIGANGKLTGYAGGLWRKEWLLAHEQKFRKKG, from the coding sequence ATGTATACGTTAGATTATGTTTCCCCCCTTGGTATTATTGAAATAAAAGGAACTGAGGAAGGAATTTTCTCTGTATTATTTGCCAAAAGAGAACAGGAGCTTTATACGAAACAAGCCAATACGCCCAATGTTGTTTTGCAATGTTTCGAACAATTGAATGAGTATTTCTTAGGAGAACGTTTGGTGTTTACTGTTCCGTTCATCCTGGAAGGAACAGTATTTCAAAAAACAGTATGGCAAGCGTTGACAACAGTACCTTATGGAAAAACGGCTTCCTATAAAGAAATCGCCTCGTTTGTAGGAAATGAAAAGGCAGTACGTGCTGTTGGGACAACGAATGGGAAAAATTTGATTAGTATTATTGTGCCATGTCATCGAATTATTGGGGCGAATGGAAAGTTAACAGGTTATGCAGGTGGATTATGGCGTAAAGAGTGGCTCTTAGCTCATGAACAGAAATTTAGAAAGAAGGGCTAG
- a CDS encoding DUF2268 domain-containing protein: protein MPVIDTKHLFENTVNRDLLVRDLLLPIFTGVPPEAIQYEILQQGLMQNGKILLTLDVWALVNHQLQQLMHVWDGPDIPIYILPIKNGFVKNGVAYQNGICLFVSPRVTIKELHALFSHEYHHMCHRQFIKEPPTLLDSLIMEGLAEHAVEELFGEHALSSWTKLYTMDEVKSYWQTHFVSALQIKGLHNHKPFLFGDELVGLPPWIGYCTGYRIIQSFLEKHGPMNQIELMKMDAFLLTEMAGFI from the coding sequence ATGCCCGTTATCGATACAAAACATCTTTTTGAAAATACCGTAAATCGAGATCTTCTTGTAAGAGATTTATTACTCCCTATTTTTACTGGAGTCCCCCCTGAAGCAATTCAATATGAAATACTCCAACAAGGCTTAATGCAGAATGGTAAGATTCTGTTAACACTAGATGTTTGGGCACTTGTAAATCATCAGCTTCAACAGCTGATGCACGTATGGGATGGTCCAGACATTCCTATTTATATCCTTCCTATTAAAAATGGATTTGTAAAAAATGGCGTAGCTTATCAAAACGGAATTTGTCTCTTCGTCTCTCCAAGGGTAACGATTAAAGAATTACATGCCTTATTTTCCCACGAATATCACCATATGTGCCATCGCCAATTTATAAAGGAGCCCCCAACATTACTCGACTCGCTTATTATGGAAGGACTTGCAGAACATGCAGTGGAGGAGCTATTTGGTGAGCACGCTTTAAGTTCGTGGACTAAGCTATATACAATGGATGAAGTAAAAAGTTATTGGCAAACTCATTTCGTCTCTGCTCTTCAAATAAAAGGACTACACAATCATAAACCGTTTTTGTTTGGAGATGAGCTAGTAGGTTTGCCTCCATGGATAGGTTATTGTACGGGCTACCGAATCATCCAATCTTTTTTGGAGAAGCACGGCCCGATGAATCAAATCGAATTAATGAAGATGGATGCATTTCTTTTAACAGAAATGGCTGGATTTATTTAA
- a CDS encoding malate:quinone oxidoreductase translates to MSNKHIKSDVILIGAGIMSATLGTLLKELAPDWKITVFENLAKAGEESSHELNNAGTGHAALCELNYTSEKKDGTIDITKAINVNEQFQESLQYWSHLVASGQISNPQDFIMPLPHMSMVQGTKNVEYLKKRHETMANNPLFEGMEFSDDPETLKQWIPLIMNDRNSEEPIAATKIDSGTDVNFGALTRMLIDNLQKQDADVNYNHNVRDVKRLKDGTWEVKVHDKDSGKVEYHTAKFVFLGAGGGSLELLQKSGIPESKHVGGFPISGLFLVCKNEDIINQHHAKVYGKAAVGAPPMSVPHLDTRYIDGKKSLLFGPFAGFSPKFLKTGSNMDLIASVKPHNLFTLLACGAKNMDLTTYLVGQLLLSKEKRIEELRQFVPAAKSEDWDIIVAGQRVQVIKDTDAGKGTLQFGTEVINSQDGSIAALLGASPGASTAVSVMLKVIKQCFPQEMKAWEPKIKEMIPSYGTKLVENPELLKEIHTTTAEALRLK, encoded by the coding sequence ATGAGTAACAAGCATATCAAATCAGACGTTATCTTAATTGGTGCCGGAATTATGAGTGCAACTTTAGGAACTTTACTTAAAGAATTAGCACCGGATTGGAAAATTACAGTTTTTGAGAACTTAGCAAAAGCTGGTGAGGAGAGTTCTCACGAATTAAACAACGCAGGAACAGGACATGCCGCTTTATGTGAGCTGAACTATACAAGTGAGAAAAAAGACGGGACAATCGATATTACAAAGGCAATTAATGTAAACGAGCAATTCCAAGAGTCTTTACAATACTGGTCTCACCTTGTAGCAAGTGGTCAAATTTCAAATCCACAAGATTTCATTATGCCATTGCCACATATGAGTATGGTTCAAGGTACGAAAAACGTAGAGTACCTTAAAAAGCGTCATGAAACAATGGCAAACAATCCATTATTCGAAGGTATGGAATTCTCAGATGATCCTGAAACTTTAAAACAATGGATTCCATTAATTATGAATGATCGTAATTCTGAAGAACCGATTGCAGCAACAAAGATTGATTCGGGTACGGACGTGAACTTCGGTGCATTAACACGTATGTTAATCGATAACTTACAAAAGCAAGACGCTGACGTGAACTACAACCACAATGTGCGTGACGTAAAACGTTTAAAAGATGGTACTTGGGAAGTCAAAGTACACGATAAAGATAGCGGTAAAGTAGAATACCATACAGCGAAGTTTGTCTTCTTAGGTGCTGGTGGCGGTAGCTTAGAGTTATTGCAAAAATCAGGTATTCCTGAATCTAAGCACGTTGGTGGATTCCCGATTTCCGGTTTATTCTTAGTTTGTAAAAACGAAGACATTATTAACCAACATCATGCAAAAGTATATGGTAAGGCGGCAGTTGGTGCTCCACCAATGTCAGTACCTCACTTAGATACTCGTTATATCGATGGTAAAAAATCATTATTATTCGGACCTTTCGCAGGCTTCTCTCCGAAGTTCTTAAAAACAGGTTCAAATATGGATTTAATCGCTTCCGTGAAGCCACATAACTTATTTACATTATTAGCTTGTGGTGCGAAAAACATGGATTTAACAACTTACTTAGTTGGGCAATTACTATTATCAAAAGAAAAACGTATCGAAGAGTTACGTCAGTTCGTTCCAGCTGCTAAGAGTGAAGACTGGGATATTATCGTAGCTGGTCAACGTGTACAAGTTATTAAAGATACGGACGCTGGTAAAGGTACATTACAATTCGGTACTGAAGTAATTAACTCTCAAGACGGATCAATCGCTGCATTATTAGGTGCATCACCAGGTGCTTCTACTGCAGTATCTGTAATGTTAAAAGTAATCAAGCAATGTTTCCCACAAGAAATGAAAGCTTGGGAGCCAAAAATTAAGGAAATGATTCCTTCATACGGCACAAAATTAGTAGAAAACCCAGAATTACTAAAAGAAATTCATACGACAACAGCAGAAGCTTTACGCTTAAAGTAA